CGGGATTCCCAGACGATCTCCCCGGTGGGCAGCACCACCGCCGCGGATACCAGAATACTATCATAGACGGCATCCAGGTAATTGATTCGGGTGCGATCCCAACGCCGTTCCTGCCTCGGGGCACCGTTGAAAACGACCACCAGCAGGGCATCGACCGCCGCGCTCCGGGCCAACTCAGCAACCGCATCGGGGCGGAAACGATAAACATAACCGCCATCCTTGTCGGCCATGGCCTTGCGTGACACGGCGATGCTGCGCAACAGTTCATCCGGCTGCCCCGGCACCGCACGCACATCGAAGTAGGCCTTTTTCTCGCGCAACAGTTCAACCAGCGCCACCTCTTTGCCGGCGTTGGCCCGCCGCAGCGCCTCGATAACCTGCGCTGCCTCGGGATGGCGGATCGACGATCCGTCATCCACAATCAGCGGCAAAACCCCGAGCGTCTTGACCAGAGATCGGTACTGGTCCTTGGGAACATTGTAAACGCCGCTGGAGCAGCCGACCGATACCATCGTCGTCAGCAGAAACAGTATCATCATCCATCCCGTGCGCCCCATAAATCCTTCCTCCCTGAAAAGCAGCTTTCCTGCCTTTCGTCATAGGTTTTTCATCTAAAAACGACTCTTCCCCCACCCACCGGCGCACCTGCCGGACGGCGCGCAGCGCCGTCCAGACCAACCAGGGAAAAACAGGCGATCGCACCGACCAGGTCAACACATGATGCCACCGCAAGAACCATGCCTTGCCTTGTTCACGGCGGCATCGGAGCAGAGAAAAGCGCTCCAGTCAAGGGATTGTTGACAGACCCTCGCGAAGGGGTTAAATTCCTTTACATTGCTCATCTATTTAGGTTTTTTTAATTTCAAAGGAGGGATTCTCCCATGAAAGCCTTTTTGGCCCTTGTCCGCAAACATTTGTTTGCCTGTATCTGCCTGCTGATGGTTTCCGGCCCCTGCCTGGCCGCCAGTCTTGAACCCACCGGCCTGCAGGACGGCCAGTTGCTCCCCAAAAACCGGGCCGAGCTTCGCGTCGGCCTCTCCTACGCCGACGGCACGCACAATCTGTTCCAGAGCGAAGACCGCGACCGCAGGGTTTTCGAGGTCCCGTCCCTGACTCTTACCCTGGGTCTCGCTGAACGCGTCGAAGCCCAACTGCTGTACAGCTACCTGCATCTGCGTGAAGACGGCCAGGGCGACAAATGGGGCAGCGGCGACCTGACGATGGGTCTTAAAGTCCGCATCTGGCAGGAATCGCTGCGCCTGCCGGCCATCGCCCTGCGCCTGGCCACCAAGTTGCCCAATGCCGACGACAAAAACGACTTCGGCACCGATGACGCGGATGTCTTTATCGAAGCGCTGTTCACGCGCAATTATCCCTTGTTCAGCCTGTTCGTCAACACCGGACTGGCGATTCTCGGCAATCCGCATTCGGGCAGCAGCAGCCAGCACGACATGATCAAATATGGCGTCGGCGTAAGAATCCCGGTACTGGAAGACCGACTCGACGCCCTGGTGTCCGTCGAGGGCATGGAAGGCTCCTATTCGCTCAACAGCCGCGGTGCCCTGCGCGCCGGCATTCAGGCCCGCCTGGGACGCTTTACCTGGGACCTGGGCGGCTCCGTCGGCTACATCAGCAAAAGCGAGAACTGGAGCCTGCGCACCGGCCTGACCACTTATTTCGACCTGCCGGCCAACTGGTAATCCCTGCAGAGGCCGGAGCCACTGCAGGCTCCGGCCTCTGCAGCATTCATTACCTGCTCCTCGGCACCTTCGCACGATCGAAATGCCGCACCGCCCAGCTCAGCACCTCCGCAGGCTGAGCGCCTTGCAAACCCTCCGGCACATTTTGCCCCAGGAACCTCAGCGCCTGGCAGATCAAATTTCCGCCGCCGTCGCGGTCGAGGCTCACGGCACCGTGGCGTTTGCTGAGCTTTTCGCCATCCGGCGCCAGCGCCAGCGGCAGATGCGCATAGCAGGGCACGGCAAATCCGAGACAATGGTGCAGATAGATCTGCCGGGGCGTACTGCTGAGCAGGTCGGCTCCGCGCACCACCTGGGTAACGCCGCTTTCGGCATCGTCCACCACCACCGCCAGCTGATAGGCAAACAGGCCATCGGCCCGGCGCAACACAAAATCACCGACATCCTCCGCCAGGCACTGCCGGTACTCGCCGTTCAGGCAGTCGTGAAAGCCGACCGTGCAATGCGGCACGCGCAGGCGCCAGGCTCTCGCCGGACGCCCTGGCGGCAGGCCATCCCGACAGGTACCGGCGTAGACCGGCCCCTCCTCGCCGCGATGGGGCGCGCTGGCCAGCACCTCTTTGCGGGAGCAGGCACAGGCAAACAGATGGCCGCTTCGACGCAACTGGTCCAAAACAGCCTCGTAGCGCTCGACGCGACGGCTCTGAAACAGGATTTCACCGTCCCACTCCAACCCCAGTCTCTCCAGGGTCCGCAGTATTTCGTCCGCGGCCCCCGGTACCAGTCGCGGTCCGTCCAGGTCCTCCATGCGCACCAGCCAGCGGCCTCCGGCCTGCCTGGCGAAGCAGTAGCTGCCTACCGCCGTCACCAGTGAACCAAAATGCAGCGCGCCCGTGGGGCTGGGTGCAAAACGCCCGACGACCCCGGTGGTTGCGGCTGTGCGATGGGATATATGCAGCTCGTTCATAATGTTGAAAATAATGCCGGCAGGCCCGTGCAGCTGTCAAGAGGGCCGGCATGGCAACCGGCGACAGGCATGATGGAAATTTGTGGTATTTTTTATACACAGGGGAATTTGGTGCAGGTGCTTTGTGGTGTCTGCCGCTATGCTGCTCCATCTTTTTCGCGAAGGCATCAACCATGAAAAAGCCATTGCTGAAGGTTCTGATCTGTCCTGCCTGCCGGCCGGCCGAAGTCGCCCTCACCCCGGAGATTCGTCAGGAATGCGGGGGAGATATCCTGCAGGGCGACCTGATCTGCCCAGCCTGCGGTCACGCCTATCCGATCCGTGACGGACTGGCATACCTCGAACCACCGGCAACCTCGCCAAAACAGGCCGGCACCGGTTATGAATCGCCCCGGGCACTGGCCTCTTACCTCTGGAGCCATTACGGCGACCTGCTCGGCGACAGCGAAGCCTCCGACGCCTACCACCGCTGGGCCGGACTGATGGCGCCGGGCCAGGGCCTGGCCCTGGACATTGGTTCGGCCGTCGGCAGGTTTGCCTTCGAAATCCACGACCGGTTCGATTTCGTCATCGGCATCGACAAATCCGAATCTTTTATCCGCACCGCCCGGGAACTGCTGAT
This portion of the Syntrophotalea acetylenica genome encodes:
- the gluQRS gene encoding tRNA glutamyl-Q(34) synthetase GluQRS, with the translated sequence MNELHISHRTAATTGVVGRFAPSPTGALHFGSLVTAVGSYCFARQAGGRWLVRMEDLDGPRLVPGAADEILRTLERLGLEWDGEILFQSRRVERYEAVLDQLRRSGHLFACACSRKEVLASAPHRGEEGPVYAGTCRDGLPPGRPARAWRLRVPHCTVGFHDCLNGEYRQCLAEDVGDFVLRRADGLFAYQLAVVVDDAESGVTQVVRGADLLSSTPRQIYLHHCLGFAVPCYAHLPLALAPDGEKLSKRHGAVSLDRDGGGNLICQALRFLGQNVPEGLQGAQPAEVLSWAVRHFDRAKVPRSR